In Oncorhynchus nerka isolate Pitt River linkage group LG26, Oner_Uvic_2.0, whole genome shotgun sequence, one DNA window encodes the following:
- the LOC135559532 gene encoding tRNA-splicing endonuclease subunit Sen54-like isoform X4, whose product MGFSAHGKQCLHPEEALYLMECGNLQVFYQDLPLSIQEGYERFLYSKTMSVQHYQVFGHLKRLGYVVNRFDPSSVPSQYLHLHLSQYERQLNLPQSQDRSGRLPKRKRSHSPTSRHTGTQEGPTSKRMEEEKDCNREEEDKNPDSLPDLSAPDIDEIQTASHVDPTTSTEGGQGRSWWSKEGSPDPDSELPGQPQSSPRWDFSSIPFPDLGSRSWLPSSLTSPDPCLLPGAVGSVGACDVAPWLQRLNLREVRMSRRERERDRDRYRRDINQDREVRRCRNWAEYQELQGRRIQRSRRDRPTHLWEGPVTPLHDPAQVTSTGELLDKISVIKSTRLLEGASSLKGSEEWRICFNIYQPDTVAEFKKSAPGKPYSRMCVCSFDGPVPDLWTLKLLVFQSGDVPVTYAVVDHGDISFYSFKDFQIPTDTSF is encoded by the exons ATGGGGTTTTCTGCCCATGGTAAGCAATGTCTACATCCAGAAGAGGCTCTCTATCTAATGGAGTGT GGAAACCTGCAAGTGTTCTACCAAGACCTGCCACTGTCCATCCAAGAGGGCTATGAGAGATTTCTATACTCGAAGACAATGAGTGTACAGCATTATCAG GTTTTTGGCCATTTGAAGCGACTTGGCTATGTGGTGAACAGATTTGATCCCAG TTCTGTGCCATCgcagtatttacatttacatttaagtcagtaTGAGAGGCAGTTGAACCTGCCCCAGTCCCAAGACAGATCAGGAAGACTTCCGAAGAGGAAACGCAGCCACAGCCCCACCTCCAG GCACACAGGAACACAGGAGGGCCCCACTTCTaagagaatggaggaggagaaagactgcaacagagaggaagaggacaagAATCCTGACTCTCTTCCAGATCTTTCAGCCCCAGACATTGACGAAATCCAAACAGCATCACACGTTGACCCCACCACTTCAACCGAGGGTGGCCAGGGCAGGAGCTGGTGGTCAAAGGAAGGCTCCCCAGACCCTGACTCTGAGCTGCCAGGTCAGCCTCAGAGCTCCCCTCGCTGGGACTTTAGCTCCATCCCCTTCCCAGACCTGGGCTCCAGAAGCTGGCTCCCCAGCAGCCTGACCTCCCCAGACCCCTGCCTACTGCCCGGCGCTGTGGGGTCAGTGGGGGCCTGCGATGTGGCCCCCTGGCTGCAGAGGCTCAACCTGCGGGAGGTGAGGATGTCCCGGCGTGAGAGGGAGCGGGACAGGGACCGGTACCGGAGGGACATCAACCAGGACAGAGAGGTACGACGTTGCAGGAACTGGGCGGAGTACCAGGAGCTACAGGGGAGAAGGATTCAACGGAGCCGCAGAGATAGGCCAACACACCTGTGGGAGGGGCCGGTCACACCCCTACATGACCCTGCACAGGTCACTTCAACTG GTGAGCTGCTGGACAAAATCAGTGTGATCAAATCCACACGGCTGCTGGAGGGAGCATCCAG TTTGAAAGGTTCAGAGGAGTGGAGAATCTGTTTCAACATTTACCAACCCGACACGGTCGCTGAATTCAAAAAGAGCGCCCCTGGAAAACCCTATTCtcgcatgtgtgtgtgcag TTTCGATGGTCCAGTGCCTGACTTGTGGACACTGAAATTGCTGGTTTTCCAGAGTGGGGACGTCCCGGTCACCTATGCAGTGGTGGACCACGGGGACATCTCCTTCTACTCCTTCAAGGACTTCCAGATACCCACAGACACGTCCTTCTGA
- the LOC135559532 gene encoding tRNA-splicing endonuclease subunit Sen54-like isoform X3, producing MIVELQSPAGKFWQTMGFSAHGKQCLHPEEALYLMECGNLQVFYQDLPLSIQEGYERFLYSKTMSVQHYQVFGHLKRLGYVVNRFDPSSVPSQYLHLHLSQYERQLNLPQSQDRSGRLPKRKRSHSPTSRHTGTQEGPTSKRMEEEKDCNREEEDKNPDSLPDLSAPDIDEIQTASHVDPTTSTEGGQGRSWWSKEGSPDPDSELPGQPQSSPRWDFSSIPFPDLGSRSWLPSSLTSPDPCLLPGAVGSVGACDVAPWLQRLNLREVRMSRRERERDRDRYRRDINQDREVRRCRNWAEYQELQGRRIQRSRRDRPTHLWEGPVTPLHDPAQVTSTGELLDKISVIKSTRLLEGASSLKGSEEWRICFNIYQPDTVAEFKKSAPGKPYSRMCVCSFDGPVPDLWTLKLLVFQSGDVPVTYAVVDHGDISFYSFKDFQIPTDTSF from the exons ATGATAGTGGAGCTGCAGTCACCAGCA GGGAAGTTTTGGCAGACTATGGGGTTTTCTGCCCATGGTAAGCAATGTCTACATCCAGAAGAGGCTCTCTATCTAATGGAGTGT GGAAACCTGCAAGTGTTCTACCAAGACCTGCCACTGTCCATCCAAGAGGGCTATGAGAGATTTCTATACTCGAAGACAATGAGTGTACAGCATTATCAG GTTTTTGGCCATTTGAAGCGACTTGGCTATGTGGTGAACAGATTTGATCCCAG TTCTGTGCCATCgcagtatttacatttacatttaagtcagtaTGAGAGGCAGTTGAACCTGCCCCAGTCCCAAGACAGATCAGGAAGACTTCCGAAGAGGAAACGCAGCCACAGCCCCACCTCCAG GCACACAGGAACACAGGAGGGCCCCACTTCTaagagaatggaggaggagaaagactgcaacagagaggaagaggacaagAATCCTGACTCTCTTCCAGATCTTTCAGCCCCAGACATTGACGAAATCCAAACAGCATCACACGTTGACCCCACCACTTCAACCGAGGGTGGCCAGGGCAGGAGCTGGTGGTCAAAGGAAGGCTCCCCAGACCCTGACTCTGAGCTGCCAGGTCAGCCTCAGAGCTCCCCTCGCTGGGACTTTAGCTCCATCCCCTTCCCAGACCTGGGCTCCAGAAGCTGGCTCCCCAGCAGCCTGACCTCCCCAGACCCCTGCCTACTGCCCGGCGCTGTGGGGTCAGTGGGGGCCTGCGATGTGGCCCCCTGGCTGCAGAGGCTCAACCTGCGGGAGGTGAGGATGTCCCGGCGTGAGAGGGAGCGGGACAGGGACCGGTACCGGAGGGACATCAACCAGGACAGAGAGGTACGACGTTGCAGGAACTGGGCGGAGTACCAGGAGCTACAGGGGAGAAGGATTCAACGGAGCCGCAGAGATAGGCCAACACACCTGTGGGAGGGGCCGGTCACACCCCTACATGACCCTGCACAGGTCACTTCAACTG GTGAGCTGCTGGACAAAATCAGTGTGATCAAATCCACACGGCTGCTGGAGGGAGCATCCAG TTTGAAAGGTTCAGAGGAGTGGAGAATCTGTTTCAACATTTACCAACCCGACACGGTCGCTGAATTCAAAAAGAGCGCCCCTGGAAAACCCTATTCtcgcatgtgtgtgtgcag TTTCGATGGTCCAGTGCCTGACTTGTGGACACTGAAATTGCTGGTTTTCCAGAGTGGGGACGTCCCGGTCACCTATGCAGTGGTGGACCACGGGGACATCTCCTTCTACTCCTTCAAGGACTTCCAGATACCCACAGACACGTCCTTCTGA
- the LOC135559532 gene encoding tRNA-splicing endonuclease subunit Sen54-like isoform X2, whose amino-acid sequence MADQNKTSAKVEFGNELLNPSELFEARTRSHKIPVRGQKDFIPTGSDQQKDRLQQSLDEHWNLVSEERVERLGNLVKAVWIPSDMIVELQSPAGKFWQTMGFSAHGKQCLHPEEALYLMECGNLQVFYQDLPLSIQEGYERFLYSKTMSVQHYQVFGHLKRLGYVVNRFDPSQYERQLNLPQSQDRSGRLPKRKRSHSPTSRHTGTQEGPTSKRMEEEKDCNREEEDKNPDSLPDLSAPDIDEIQTASHVDPTTSTEGGQGRSWWSKEGSPDPDSELPGQPQSSPRWDFSSIPFPDLGSRSWLPSSLTSPDPCLLPGAVGSVGACDVAPWLQRLNLREVRMSRRERERDRDRYRRDINQDREVRRCRNWAEYQELQGRRIQRSRRDRPTHLWEGPVTPLHDPAQVTSTGELLDKISVIKSTRLLEGASSLKGSEEWRICFNIYQPDTVAEFKKSAPGKPYSRMCVCSFDGPVPDLWTLKLLVFQSGDVPVTYAVVDHGDISFYSFKDFQIPTDTSF is encoded by the exons ATGGCTGACCAAAACAAAACATCAGCTAAAGTAGAATTCGGCAATGAATTACTAAA CCCATCTGAGCTGTTCGAAGCCCGCACGCGCAGCCACAAGATCCCGGTGCGCGGGCAGAAGGATTTCATTCCCACTGGGTCGGATCAGCAAAAGGATAGGCTTCAGCAGAGTTTGGACGAGCACTGGAATCTAGTATCTGAGGAGCGAGTGGAGAGGTT GGGGAACCTGGTGAAGGCAGTGTGGATTCCCAGTGACATGATAGTGGAGCTGCAGTCACCAGCA GGGAAGTTTTGGCAGACTATGGGGTTTTCTGCCCATGGTAAGCAATGTCTACATCCAGAAGAGGCTCTCTATCTAATGGAGTGT GGAAACCTGCAAGTGTTCTACCAAGACCTGCCACTGTCCATCCAAGAGGGCTATGAGAGATTTCTATACTCGAAGACAATGAGTGTACAGCATTATCAG GTTTTTGGCCATTTGAAGCGACTTGGCTATGTGGTGAACAGATTTGATCCCAG tcagtaTGAGAGGCAGTTGAACCTGCCCCAGTCCCAAGACAGATCAGGAAGACTTCCGAAGAGGAAACGCAGCCACAGCCCCACCTCCAG GCACACAGGAACACAGGAGGGCCCCACTTCTaagagaatggaggaggagaaagactgcaacagagaggaagaggacaagAATCCTGACTCTCTTCCAGATCTTTCAGCCCCAGACATTGACGAAATCCAAACAGCATCACACGTTGACCCCACCACTTCAACCGAGGGTGGCCAGGGCAGGAGCTGGTGGTCAAAGGAAGGCTCCCCAGACCCTGACTCTGAGCTGCCAGGTCAGCCTCAGAGCTCCCCTCGCTGGGACTTTAGCTCCATCCCCTTCCCAGACCTGGGCTCCAGAAGCTGGCTCCCCAGCAGCCTGACCTCCCCAGACCCCTGCCTACTGCCCGGCGCTGTGGGGTCAGTGGGGGCCTGCGATGTGGCCCCCTGGCTGCAGAGGCTCAACCTGCGGGAGGTGAGGATGTCCCGGCGTGAGAGGGAGCGGGACAGGGACCGGTACCGGAGGGACATCAACCAGGACAGAGAGGTACGACGTTGCAGGAACTGGGCGGAGTACCAGGAGCTACAGGGGAGAAGGATTCAACGGAGCCGCAGAGATAGGCCAACACACCTGTGGGAGGGGCCGGTCACACCCCTACATGACCCTGCACAGGTCACTTCAACTG GTGAGCTGCTGGACAAAATCAGTGTGATCAAATCCACACGGCTGCTGGAGGGAGCATCCAG TTTGAAAGGTTCAGAGGAGTGGAGAATCTGTTTCAACATTTACCAACCCGACACGGTCGCTGAATTCAAAAAGAGCGCCCCTGGAAAACCCTATTCtcgcatgtgtgtgtgcag TTTCGATGGTCCAGTGCCTGACTTGTGGACACTGAAATTGCTGGTTTTCCAGAGTGGGGACGTCCCGGTCACCTATGCAGTGGTGGACCACGGGGACATCTCCTTCTACTCCTTCAAGGACTTCCAGATACCCACAGACACGTCCTTCTGA
- the LOC135559532 gene encoding tRNA-splicing endonuclease subunit Sen54-like isoform X1 yields the protein MADQNKTSAKVEFGNELLNPSELFEARTRSHKIPVRGQKDFIPTGSDQQKDRLQQSLDEHWNLVSEERVERLGNLVKAVWIPSDMIVELQSPAGKFWQTMGFSAHGKQCLHPEEALYLMECGNLQVFYQDLPLSIQEGYERFLYSKTMSVQHYQVFGHLKRLGYVVNRFDPSSVPSQYLHLHLSQYERQLNLPQSQDRSGRLPKRKRSHSPTSRHTGTQEGPTSKRMEEEKDCNREEEDKNPDSLPDLSAPDIDEIQTASHVDPTTSTEGGQGRSWWSKEGSPDPDSELPGQPQSSPRWDFSSIPFPDLGSRSWLPSSLTSPDPCLLPGAVGSVGACDVAPWLQRLNLREVRMSRRERERDRDRYRRDINQDREVRRCRNWAEYQELQGRRIQRSRRDRPTHLWEGPVTPLHDPAQVTSTGELLDKISVIKSTRLLEGASSLKGSEEWRICFNIYQPDTVAEFKKSAPGKPYSRMCVCSFDGPVPDLWTLKLLVFQSGDVPVTYAVVDHGDISFYSFKDFQIPTDTSF from the exons ATGGCTGACCAAAACAAAACATCAGCTAAAGTAGAATTCGGCAATGAATTACTAAA CCCATCTGAGCTGTTCGAAGCCCGCACGCGCAGCCACAAGATCCCGGTGCGCGGGCAGAAGGATTTCATTCCCACTGGGTCGGATCAGCAAAAGGATAGGCTTCAGCAGAGTTTGGACGAGCACTGGAATCTAGTATCTGAGGAGCGAGTGGAGAGGTT GGGGAACCTGGTGAAGGCAGTGTGGATTCCCAGTGACATGATAGTGGAGCTGCAGTCACCAGCA GGGAAGTTTTGGCAGACTATGGGGTTTTCTGCCCATGGTAAGCAATGTCTACATCCAGAAGAGGCTCTCTATCTAATGGAGTGT GGAAACCTGCAAGTGTTCTACCAAGACCTGCCACTGTCCATCCAAGAGGGCTATGAGAGATTTCTATACTCGAAGACAATGAGTGTACAGCATTATCAG GTTTTTGGCCATTTGAAGCGACTTGGCTATGTGGTGAACAGATTTGATCCCAG TTCTGTGCCATCgcagtatttacatttacatttaagtcagtaTGAGAGGCAGTTGAACCTGCCCCAGTCCCAAGACAGATCAGGAAGACTTCCGAAGAGGAAACGCAGCCACAGCCCCACCTCCAG GCACACAGGAACACAGGAGGGCCCCACTTCTaagagaatggaggaggagaaagactgcaacagagaggaagaggacaagAATCCTGACTCTCTTCCAGATCTTTCAGCCCCAGACATTGACGAAATCCAAACAGCATCACACGTTGACCCCACCACTTCAACCGAGGGTGGCCAGGGCAGGAGCTGGTGGTCAAAGGAAGGCTCCCCAGACCCTGACTCTGAGCTGCCAGGTCAGCCTCAGAGCTCCCCTCGCTGGGACTTTAGCTCCATCCCCTTCCCAGACCTGGGCTCCAGAAGCTGGCTCCCCAGCAGCCTGACCTCCCCAGACCCCTGCCTACTGCCCGGCGCTGTGGGGTCAGTGGGGGCCTGCGATGTGGCCCCCTGGCTGCAGAGGCTCAACCTGCGGGAGGTGAGGATGTCCCGGCGTGAGAGGGAGCGGGACAGGGACCGGTACCGGAGGGACATCAACCAGGACAGAGAGGTACGACGTTGCAGGAACTGGGCGGAGTACCAGGAGCTACAGGGGAGAAGGATTCAACGGAGCCGCAGAGATAGGCCAACACACCTGTGGGAGGGGCCGGTCACACCCCTACATGACCCTGCACAGGTCACTTCAACTG GTGAGCTGCTGGACAAAATCAGTGTGATCAAATCCACACGGCTGCTGGAGGGAGCATCCAG TTTGAAAGGTTCAGAGGAGTGGAGAATCTGTTTCAACATTTACCAACCCGACACGGTCGCTGAATTCAAAAAGAGCGCCCCTGGAAAACCCTATTCtcgcatgtgtgtgtgcag TTTCGATGGTCCAGTGCCTGACTTGTGGACACTGAAATTGCTGGTTTTCCAGAGTGGGGACGTCCCGGTCACCTATGCAGTGGTGGACCACGGGGACATCTCCTTCTACTCCTTCAAGGACTTCCAGATACCCACAGACACGTCCTTCTGA